AGTCAATAGCAGTTTTATCTATTAATTTCTTTTAAAAAAGCCGCAAACTCCTGAGTCATGCGGGTTCCCTTGGCAACTAGATTCCAATCTCTTTTAACGATCTCACTTGTGTCTTTATTGGTCCAGCGACGTCTTTTGATGTGTAGATACACGAACTTCCCTCTCAAAGGAAAGTCCTGAATAGTGATCTCATCCTGGAAACCCTTTGAGATTAACTGAAGTCCATTAAATTCTGACGGAGGTTTGGCATTCTCTTCAAAGTATAGGTGTAATATTTCTTCTGTATTAGTAGAAGAAACCACTTCAAAATGGTCAACTAAAAAATCAGGAAGCATAAACTTCAAAAGCTCTATAGGGTCATATCAAATTCTTAGATTGCAAATTTCTGATTTTATTTTGACATTCCTCCCCAAGTTTTGTTCTTGATCCCAAAAAAACCCTAATCTGTTATAAAAAAAACGTATTAGGGTAATTCAAAAAAAAAAATAAGCCGTTACTTTGCAGTCTAAAACATTGTTATTCAACATCTTTTAATTACAAAACACAGACGCATGCTCCAACTTTACTTTAAAGACTACAACAAACTCAGTCTATCAATTTGTTTATTGCTCTTTACAACTCTCACTTACAGCCAGGTAGGAATTGGGACCCTTACGCCCGATCCTTCTGCTGAGCTTGACATCACAACTGTTGACAAAGGGCTTCTTATTCCCCGGGTGCAGCTGGCGCAATCAGTGAATCCTTTTCCTATTGTCGGAACGCCAGCGAACAGTCTCCTGGTCTATAATACCACCACCATTAATGATGTTTCCCAGGGATTTTATTTTTGGAATAATAACAAATGGAACCGACTGCTCGACCAAACCAATATCGATGAGTTCAACCAGGATATCACCAGTATGGTCGATAATGGCAATGGTACCTATACATTTACGAATGAAGAAGGGACACAAACCCTTATCGATGTCGCCGGAATTATACTGGACCGCCAGACTTTAACTTCATTAGTTTACAACGCCACCGATCATAAGCTGACCTATACCGATGAGGCCAATGCCACACACGATTTCCTGCTACAGGATTTGGTAGGCGATGCCGAAACGGTGACCGAACTAACCTATGATGCACTTAGCAATGAACTCCGTTACAAAGATGAAGACGGGATTACCCATACCATCAATTTAAGAGATTTAGTATCCGGTGCAGAAACATTAACGGCACTAACCTATGATGCCACTGCAAATGAGTTACAGTATAAAGACGAAGAAGGAACAATCCACAACATCGACCTTACCGACTTAGTATCCGGTGCAGAAACATTAACGGCACTAACCTATGATGCGACTGCAAATGAGTTACAATACAAAGATGAAGAAGGAACAACACACAATATCGATCTTACCGATTTAGTATCCGGTGCTGAAACGTTGACCGCACTAACTTATGATGCGACTGCAAATGAGTTACAGTATAAAGACGAAGAAGGAACAACCCACAACATCGACCTTACCGACTTAGTATCCGGTGCAGAAACGCTTACCGCTTTAACCTATGATACCACTGCAAACCAGTTGATCTACAAAGATGAAGAAGGAAACACACACAATATCGATCTTACCGATTTAGTATCCGGTGCAGAAACATTAACCGCACTAACCTATGATGCGACTGCAAATGAGTTACAGTATAAAGACGAAGAAGGAACAACCCACAACATCGACCTTACCGACTTAGTATCCGGTGCAGAAACATTAACCGCTTTGACGTACGACGCTACGGCGAATGAGTTACAGTATAAAGATGAAGAAGGAAATATTCATAACATTGATCTTACCGATTTAGTATCCGGTGCAGAAACATTAACCGCACTAACTTATGATGCGACTGCAAATGAGTTACAGTATAAAGACGAAGAAGGAACAACCCACAACATCGACCTTACCGACTTAGTATCCGGTGCAGAAACACTAACGGCTTTGACCTATGATGCGACTGCAAATGAGTTACAATACAAAGACGAAGAAGGGACAACACACAACATTGACCTTACTGATTTAGTATCCGGTGCAGAAACGTTGACAGCTTTGACCTATGATGCGACTGCTAATGAATTACAATACAAAGACGAAGAAGGTAACACACACAACATCGACCTTACGGATTTAGTATCCGGTGCAGAGACATTAACGGCTTTGACGTATGATGCGAGTGCAAATGAGTTACAATACAAAGACGAAGAAGGAACAACCCATAACATTGATCTTACCGACTTAGTATCCGGTGCAGAAACATTAACGGCTTTGACCTATGATGCGACTGCTAATGAATTACAATACAAAGACGAAGAAGGTAACACACATAATATTGACCTTACTGATTTAGTATCCGGTGCAGAAACATTAACGGCTTTGACGTATGATGCGACTGCTAATGAATTACAATACAAAGACGAAGAAGGTAACACACACAACATCGACCTTACGGATTTAGTATCCGGTGCAGAGACATTAACGGCTTTGACGTATGATGCGACTGCAAATGAGTTACAATACAAAGACGAAGAAGGAACAACCCATAACATTGATCTTACCGACTTAGTATCCGGTGCAGAAACGTTGACAGCTTTAGCGTATGACGCTACGGCAAATGAGTTACAATACAAAGACGAAGAAGGTAACACACACAACATTGACCTTACTGATTTAGTATCCGGAGCGGAGACATTGACGGCTTTGACCTATGATGCGACTGCTAATGAGTTACAATACAAAGACGAAGAAGGTAATACACACAACATCGACCTAACGGATTTAGTATCCGGTGCAGAAACACTTACTGCGCTAACGTATGATACCACTGCAAACCAGTTGATCTACAAAGATGAAGAAGGAATCAATCACCCGATTGACTTAAAAGATGTAGTAGCCGGTGCCGAAACATTGACGGCACTAACCTACGATGCCACTGCAAATGAGTTACAATACAAAGACGAAGAAGGAAATACACACAACATCGATCTTACCGACTTAGTATCCGGTGCAGAAACATTAACGGCTTTGACGTATGATGCGACTGCAAATGAGTTACAATACAAAGACGAAGAAGGGACAACACACAACATTGACCTTACTGATTTAGTATCAGGAGCAGAAACGTTGACAGCTTTGACCTATGATGCGACTGCTAATGAATTACAATACAAAGACGAAGAAGGAACAACCCATAACATTGATCTTACCGACTTAGTATCGGGTGCAGAAACGTTGACAGCTTTAGCGTATGACGCTACGGCAAATGAGTTACAATACAAAGACGAAGAAGGGACAACACACAACATTGACCTTACTGATTTAGTATCCGGTGCAGAAACATTAACGGCTTTGACGTATGATGCGACTGCTAATGAATTACAATACAAAGACGAAGAAGGTACCGATCATACAATTGATCTTAAAGACTTAGTATCGGGTGCAGAAACATTAACTGCCCTGACGTACGACGCGACGGCAAATGAGTTACAATACAAAGACGAAGAAGGTAACACACATAATATTGACCTTACTGATTTAGTATCCGGTGCAGAAACACTAACGGCTTTGACCTATGATGCGACGGCTAATGAATTACAATACAAAGACGAAGAAGGAACAACACATAACATTGACCTTACTGATTTAGTATCCGGAGCGGAAACATTGACGGCGCTAACGTATGATACCACTGCAAACCAGTTGATCTACAAAGATGAAGAAGGAATCAATCACCCGATTGACTTAAAAGATGTAGTAGCCGGTGCCGAAACATTGACGGCACTAACCTACGATGCTACGGCGAATGAATTACAGTACAAAGACGAAGAAGGAACAACACACAACATTGACCTTACTGATTTAGTATCCGGTGCAGAAACACTAACGGCTTTGACCTATGATGCGACGGCTAATGAATTACAATACAAAGACGAAGAAGGAACAACACATAACATTGACCTTACTGATTTAGTATCCGGTGCAGAAACACTTACTGCGCTAACGTATGATACCACTGCAAACCAGTTGATCTACAAAGATGAAGAAGGAATCAATCACCCGATTGACTTAAAAGATGTAGTAGCCGGTGCCGAAACATTGACGGCACTAACCTACGATGCCACTGCAAATGAGTTACAATACAAAGACGAAGAAGGAAATACACACAACATCGATCTTACCGACTTAGTATCCGGTGCAGAAACATTAACGGCTTTGACGTATGATGCGACTGCAAATGAGTTACAATACAAAGACGAAGAAGGGACAACACACAACATTGACCTTACTGATTTAGTATCAGGAGCAGAAACGTTGACAGCTTTGACCTATGATGCGACTGCTAATGAATTACAATACAAAGACGAAGAAGGAACAACCCATAACATTGATCTTACCGACTTAGTATCGGGTGCAGAAACGTTGACAGCTTTAGCGTATGACGCTACGGCAAATGAGTTACAATACAAAGACGAAGAAGGGACAACACACAACATTGACCTTACTGATTTAGTATCCGGTGCAGAAACATTAACGGCTTTGACGTATGATGCGACTGCTAATGAATTACAATACAAAGACGAAGAAGGTACCGATCATACAATTGATCTTAAAGACTTAGTATCGGGTGCAGAAACATTAACTGCCCTGACGTACGACGCGACGGCAAATGAGTTACAATACAAAGACGAAGAAGGTAACACACATAATATTGACCTTACTGATTTAGTATCCGGTGCAGAAACACTAACGGCTTTGACCTATGATGCGACGGCTAATGAATTACAATACAAAGACGAAGAAGGAACAACACATAACATTGACCTTACTGATTTAGTATCCGGAGCGGAAACATTGACGGCGCTAACGTATGATACCACTGCAAACCAGTTGATCTACAAAGATGAAGAAGGAATCAGTCACCCAATTGACTTAAAAGATGTCGTAGCAGGTGCAGAAACATTGACGGCGCTAACGTATGATACCATTGCAAACCAGTTGATCTACAAAGATGAAGAAGGAATCAATCACCCGATTGACTTAAAAGACTTAGTATCCAATGCCGAGACATTGACCAAAATGATTTATGATACTACCGATAAGAAATTGACCTATACCGATGAAGCTAATGTAACTCATGATTTCCTATTACAGGATTTAGTAGCCGGTTCGGAAACACTTACGGTGCTAACGTATGACGCTACGGCAAATGAGTTACAATATAAAGACGAAGAAGGAAACACACACAATATCGATCTTACGGATTTAGTATCCGGTGCTGAAACATTGACGGCGCTAACGTATGATACCACCGCAAACCAGTTGATCTACAAAGATGAAGAAGGAATTAGTCACCCGATTGACTTAAAAGATGTCGTAGCCGGTGCCGAAACACTTACCGCTTTGACTTACGATGCGACTGCAAATGAATTAACCTATAAAGATGAAGAAGGAACAACCCACAACATTGACTTAAAAGATGTAGTAGCCGGTGCTGAAACACTTACGGCGCTAACGTATGACACCACCGCAAACCAGTTGATCTACAAAGATGAAGAAGGAACAACCCACAACATTGACTTAAAAGATGTAGTAGCCGGTGCCGAAACATTGACGGCTTTGACTTACGATGCGACTGCAAATGAATTAACCTATAAAGATGAAGAAGGAACAACCCACAACATTGACTTAAAAGATGTAGTATCCGGAGCAGAAACATTAACGGCGCTAACGTATGATAATGTAGCAAATGAATTAACGTATAAAGACGAAGCCGGTGACGATCATACGATTGACTTAAAAGACGTCGTTACGGGTGCGGAAACACTGACCAAAATTACACAAGGTTCAGGAACGATTACCTATACCGATGAGGAGGGTGCTGATACTGTATTGGATATTAATACAGTCATTTCCAAAGGAAATTTAACTTCTGGAGACCTGATTGAAATAACCGATGGTACCGATGCCCTGCTTAAAAACGCCGATGTGTCTTTAATACCGGGAACAGTAAACCAGTTATTAGTGACCAAACTTGATGGCTCGGGTAATTTAATCCCTTCCTGGGAAGATGCTTCAACAACTAAAGCCTGGGGATTACGTGGAAATACTATTGCCCCTATCGATTTTATCGGGACACTGAATGACTATCCGCTGAAATTTATGATTGGTGGAACGGCTTCCGGAATGCTTTCCGATTATACTACGGCATTTGGATACCGATCCTTATTTAATAATACTACAGGAACCAACAATACCGCTTTCGGTCTTGCAGCTTCCCTGGCGAACAAATCAGGAAGCAGTAATGTCGCAATTGGAAGTTTTGCACTCTCCACCTATACAAGTGGTGATCGCAATATTGGTATTGGTTCTTATGCGGGAAGAAATAATATTTCCGGAGATGGTAATATTTTCTTAGGCAACAGTGGCGTAAGACCTGCACGTAATGCCTCAAACGAACTGAATATTGGAGATGCCATCTATGGTATCAATGTCAATTTAGAAAGAGAAGCAGGGCAAGCCGGATACATCGAGCCTAAAATTGGTATTGGTGTCCTCGCTCCTACTGCAACCCTTGAGGTGGGCGGAACTGCAAAAGTAAATGTATTGCCAGCCGGTGCAGCTGCAGATGCCATTGTGACTACAGATGCCAATGGTAACCTGAGAAAAAGAACGATTGCTGATATCATCCCGCCACCGGTACCCACGACCAATACGCTGAACAGTGCGGTAAACACCCTGACTTCTGAAGTTAATGGAGTGAGTGCCGATGCTACGATCATCAATAGCAATGCGATAACCAGTAGCGGAAATACCTTGATGACTGCTGTAAATGGGGTGAATGCTCCCACAGGTGCCACCATCATCAACAGCAATATCACAACATTAACGGGAAATCAACTCGTTACTTCTGTAAATGGAGTATCGAGTACACCATTGGATTTATCCCCTTTGGTTCCACCAACCACCAATTCCATAACCAGCACAGGCAATATTTTAACGTCTGAAGTGAACGGAATTAGTGACGATACTGCTATTATCAATAGTAATGTCACGACATTAACCGGTAATATCCTGACCACTACTATAAATGGTGTGCCAGGTAGCGCAGTAGATTTATCAACAGTAACACTACCAACGACCAATACGCTGACCCTAACCGGCACTACTTTAAAAAGTACCGTAAACGGAACCGATAGTAATACCATTGATATCGATACTGCCATTACCAAAGGCAACCTAACCGGTGGCAGCCTGATTGCAGTAACCGATGGTACCGATGCTCTGCTTAAAGCTGCAAGTGTGGCTTTAACACCGGGAACAGCCGGACAAACTTTAGTAACCAAAGATGACGGTTCCGGAACACTGGTGCCTTCATGGGAAGATGCAGATGCTATAACCACGAACACATTAACCAGTACGGTAAACCTACTAAACTCTAACGTGAACGGAGTTCCTGCAACGGCAAACATCATCAATAGTAACACTGTCACATTAGCAGGTACTACCCTGACGACGACGGTTAACGGCGTCGCAAGTACTCCTGTAAATTTATCTTCATTGGTTCCGGCAACTACGAATGCATTAACCAGTGCCGTAAACGTAATGACTTCTGATGTAAATGGGGTCTCAAGAGATGCCAATATCATCAATAGCAATACCAT
The Flavobacterium kingsejongi genome window above contains:
- a CDS encoding transposase; this encodes MLPDFLVDHFEVVSSTNTEEILHLYFEENAKPPSEFNGLQLISKGFQDEITIQDFPLRGKFVYLHIKRRRWTNKDTSEIVKRDWNLVAKGTRMTQEFAAFLKEINR
- a CDS encoding beta strand repeat-containing protein yields the protein MLQLYFKDYNKLSLSICLLLFTTLTYSQVGIGTLTPDPSAELDITTVDKGLLIPRVQLAQSVNPFPIVGTPANSLLVYNTTTINDVSQGFYFWNNNKWNRLLDQTNIDEFNQDITSMVDNGNGTYTFTNEEGTQTLIDVAGIILDRQTLTSLVYNATDHKLTYTDEANATHDFLLQDLVGDAETVTELTYDALSNELRYKDEDGITHTINLRDLVSGAETLTALTYDATANELQYKDEEGTIHNIDLTDLVSGAETLTALTYDATANELQYKDEEGTTHNIDLTDLVSGAETLTALTYDATANELQYKDEEGTTHNIDLTDLVSGAETLTALTYDTTANQLIYKDEEGNTHNIDLTDLVSGAETLTALTYDATANELQYKDEEGTTHNIDLTDLVSGAETLTALTYDATANELQYKDEEGNIHNIDLTDLVSGAETLTALTYDATANELQYKDEEGTTHNIDLTDLVSGAETLTALTYDATANELQYKDEEGTTHNIDLTDLVSGAETLTALTYDATANELQYKDEEGNTHNIDLTDLVSGAETLTALTYDASANELQYKDEEGTTHNIDLTDLVSGAETLTALTYDATANELQYKDEEGNTHNIDLTDLVSGAETLTALTYDATANELQYKDEEGNTHNIDLTDLVSGAETLTALTYDATANELQYKDEEGTTHNIDLTDLVSGAETLTALAYDATANELQYKDEEGNTHNIDLTDLVSGAETLTALTYDATANELQYKDEEGNTHNIDLTDLVSGAETLTALTYDTTANQLIYKDEEGINHPIDLKDVVAGAETLTALTYDATANELQYKDEEGNTHNIDLTDLVSGAETLTALTYDATANELQYKDEEGTTHNIDLTDLVSGAETLTALTYDATANELQYKDEEGTTHNIDLTDLVSGAETLTALAYDATANELQYKDEEGTTHNIDLTDLVSGAETLTALTYDATANELQYKDEEGTDHTIDLKDLVSGAETLTALTYDATANELQYKDEEGNTHNIDLTDLVSGAETLTALTYDATANELQYKDEEGTTHNIDLTDLVSGAETLTALTYDTTANQLIYKDEEGINHPIDLKDVVAGAETLTALTYDATANELQYKDEEGTTHNIDLTDLVSGAETLTALTYDATANELQYKDEEGTTHNIDLTDLVSGAETLTALTYDTTANQLIYKDEEGINHPIDLKDVVAGAETLTALTYDATANELQYKDEEGNTHNIDLTDLVSGAETLTALTYDATANELQYKDEEGTTHNIDLTDLVSGAETLTALTYDATANELQYKDEEGTTHNIDLTDLVSGAETLTALAYDATANELQYKDEEGTTHNIDLTDLVSGAETLTALTYDATANELQYKDEEGTDHTIDLKDLVSGAETLTALTYDATANELQYKDEEGNTHNIDLTDLVSGAETLTALTYDATANELQYKDEEGTTHNIDLTDLVSGAETLTALTYDTTANQLIYKDEEGISHPIDLKDVVAGAETLTALTYDTIANQLIYKDEEGINHPIDLKDLVSNAETLTKMIYDTTDKKLTYTDEANVTHDFLLQDLVAGSETLTVLTYDATANELQYKDEEGNTHNIDLTDLVSGAETLTALTYDTTANQLIYKDEEGISHPIDLKDVVAGAETLTALTYDATANELTYKDEEGTTHNIDLKDVVAGAETLTALTYDTTANQLIYKDEEGTTHNIDLKDVVAGAETLTALTYDATANELTYKDEEGTTHNIDLKDVVSGAETLTALTYDNVANELTYKDEAGDDHTIDLKDVVTGAETLTKITQGSGTITYTDEEGADTVLDINTVISKGNLTSGDLIEITDGTDALLKNADVSLIPGTVNQLLVTKLDGSGNLIPSWEDASTTKAWGLRGNTIAPIDFIGTLNDYPLKFMIGGTASGMLSDYTTAFGYRSLFNNTTGTNNTAFGLAASLANKSGSSNVAIGSFALSTYTSGDRNIGIGSYAGRNNISGDGNIFLGNSGVRPARNASNELNIGDAIYGINVNLEREAGQAGYIEPKIGIGVLAPTATLEVGGTAKVNVLPAGAAADAIVTTDANGNLRKRTIADIIPPPVPTTNTLNSAVNTLTSEVNGVSADATIINSNAITSSGNTLMTAVNGVNAPTGATIINSNITTLTGNQLVTSVNGVSSTPLDLSPLVPPTTNSITSTGNILTSEVNGISDDTAIINSNVTTLTGNILTTTINGVPGSAVDLSTVTLPTTNTLTLTGTTLKSTVNGTDSNTIDIDTAITKGNLTGGSLIAVTDGTDALLKAASVALTPGTAGQTLVTKDDGSGTLVPSWEDADAITTNTLTSTVNLLNSNVNGVPATANIINSNTVTLAGTTLTTTVNGVASTPVNLSSLVPATTNALTSAVNVMTSDVNGVSRDANIINSNTITSTGNQLTTTVNGIVTATAAPIINSNVTTLTGNNLTTTINGVSSTPLDLSTLVTPTTHTVTSAANTLTSDVNGVIDSADIINTNILTLTGNDLTSTVNGKVSTVANLSALAGWGLTGNAGTAAANFLGTTDNQPLRIRTNNTEKVTITAAGNVGIGNTAPTYTLDVVSAANDELLASFQPANKTQGVAIGFSGISKIASTANSDFKISPKGTGKVNLDGSVLIKTLPAGAAADAIVTADANGNLRKIAAAPTDVMKIRRVTANTTVAVTDQVILVNAAAGATVTITLPVSVAGKVYTVKRVDNTTATVKIAFAGTAAAVDETDTEVVVGGKVTYQLIHETNNKWQTISRF